A stretch of Fusobacterium periodonticum ATCC 33693 DNA encodes these proteins:
- the dnaG gene encoding DNA primase produces MYFKNEDIEKLLDSLRIEEVVGEFVDLKKSGSSYKGLCPFHADTNPSFSVKPEKKICKCFVCGSGGNAINFYSKIKNIPYMEAVKELAKRYRVNIKEYNAKNTDIDNEKFYQIMEDSHNFFMDKMFAQESRTALNYLANRGLDTDLIKEHRLGYAPAKWSELYDFLKAKNYSDEDLLNLGLIKKNEEGKIYDTFRNRIIFPIFSISNRIIAFGGRSLEKDDAIPKYINSPDTPIFKKGKNIYGIERATNIRNKNYSILMEGYMDVLSANIFDFDTSIAPLGTALTVEQAQLIKRYSSNILLCFDTDKAGKAATERASFILKSQGFNIRVLQFDGAKDPDEYLKKNGREAFLEVVKNSLEIFDFLYELYSNEYDLSNTIAKQNFIERFKEFFTSLSTDLEREIYLKNLSQKIDISVDILRKTLIEENKKKFIAKDYNEEKKEELEKKEFKEANNLELSIIEMLLKKPEYYEFFKDEEFESDMANKTLNFFEEKIKENFNFESNNLMREFENYMREDNGHINKSVARIILNYVVDLPQHEKEKKYIKLFKDYFRTKVKLRDKTKDDFQKIVYFSKFKDKIEKSKNVEEFIEIYNSFRYLF; encoded by the coding sequence ATGTATTTTAAAAATGAGGATATAGAAAAGTTACTAGATAGTTTGAGAATAGAAGAAGTTGTTGGAGAATTTGTTGATTTGAAAAAATCAGGATCAAGCTATAAAGGGCTATGTCCTTTTCATGCTGACACGAATCCTTCATTTTCAGTAAAACCTGAAAAAAAGATATGTAAGTGTTTTGTTTGTGGCTCTGGAGGGAATGCAATAAATTTTTATTCAAAGATAAAAAATATTCCCTATATGGAAGCAGTAAAAGAGCTAGCAAAGAGATATAGAGTTAATATAAAAGAGTACAATGCTAAAAATACAGATATAGATAATGAGAAATTTTATCAAATTATGGAAGATAGCCATAATTTCTTTATGGATAAAATGTTTGCTCAAGAGTCGAGAACAGCATTAAATTATTTAGCAAATAGAGGTTTAGATACTGATTTAATAAAGGAGCATAGACTAGGTTATGCCCCAGCAAAATGGTCAGAATTGTATGACTTTTTAAAAGCAAAAAATTATAGTGATGAAGACTTATTAAATTTAGGGCTTATAAAAAAGAATGAAGAAGGAAAAATTTATGACACATTTAGAAATAGAATAATCTTTCCTATTTTCTCTATCAGTAATAGAATAATAGCTTTTGGAGGAAGAAGTTTAGAGAAAGATGATGCTATACCTAAGTATATAAACTCACCAGATACCCCTATTTTCAAAAAAGGTAAAAATATTTATGGTATTGAAAGAGCTACTAACATAAGAAATAAAAATTATTCCATTTTAATGGAAGGATATATGGATGTATTATCTGCTAATATTTTTGACTTTGATACCAGTATTGCTCCTTTAGGTACCGCTTTAACAGTGGAGCAAGCCCAACTTATAAAAAGATACTCATCTAATATCTTACTATGTTTTGATACAGATAAAGCTGGAAAGGCTGCAACAGAAAGAGCATCATTTATATTGAAATCTCAAGGATTTAATATAAGAGTTCTACAATTTGATGGAGCTAAAGATCCAGATGAGTATTTGAAAAAAAATGGAAGAGAAGCTTTTCTAGAAGTGGTAAAAAATTCTCTTGAAATTTTTGATTTTCTATATGAGTTATATTCAAATGAATATGATTTATCTAATACTATAGCGAAACAAAATTTTATAGAAAGATTTAAAGAATTCTTTACTAGTTTAAGTACAGATTTAGAAAGAGAAATATATTTAAAAAATTTATCTCAAAAGATAGATATTAGTGTAGATATTTTAAGAAAAACTCTTATTGAAGAAAATAAAAAGAAATTTATTGCCAAAGATTATAATGAAGAAAAAAAAGAAGAGTTAGAAAAAAAAGAATTTAAGGAAGCAAACAATCTTGAACTTTCAATAATTGAAATGCTATTAAAAAAACCTGAATATTATGAGTTTTTTAAAGATGAAGAATTTGAAAGTGATATGGCAAATAAAACTTTAAATTTTTTTGAAGAAAAAATAAAGGAAAATTTTAATTTTGAGAGTAATAACCTAATGAGAGAATTTGAAAATTATATGAGAGAGGATAATGGTCACATAAATAAAAGTGTTGCCAGAATAATATTAAATTATGTTGTAGATTTACCACAACATGAAAAAGAAAAAAAATACATAAAATTATTTAAAGATTATTTTAGAACCAAAGTAAAATTAAGAGATAAAACTAAAGATGATTTTCAAAAGATAGTATATTTTTCAAAGTTTAAAGATAAAATAGAAAAAAGTAAAAATGTTGAAGAATTTATAGAAATATATAATTCTTTTAGGTATCTTTTTTAA
- a CDS encoding sigma-54-dependent transcriptional regulator: MKNAILAISEKKEILKQIRKELAEKYEVITFNNLLDAIDMVRESDFDLVLLDNALEGVTVGEAKKKLASIGKEFVTIALVDEINTEATKELENSGIFAYLLKPIKVEDLDAIILPSLNGLELIKENKRLEEKLAVLEEDTDIIGQSAKIKEVRNLIEKIADNDLPVLIVGETGTGKDIIAKEIHKKSERNKGRYAQISCALYPGELIERELFGYERGAFMGANASKKGLLEEIDGGTIYIEDVSKMDIKIQSRFLKAIEYGEFKRVGGTKVRKTNVRFLVGTDIDLKQETEKGKFRKDLYHRLTALTIEVPPLRERKEDIPVLANYFLNKIVRILHKETPVISGEAMKFLMEYYYPGNIMELKNLIERMALLSKDKILDVDQLPLEIKTKSDIVENKTVVGVGPLKEILEQEIYSLEEVERVVIAIALQKTRWNKQETSKILGIGRTTLYEKIRKYGLDTK; encoded by the coding sequence ATGAAAAATGCAATATTAGCAATTTCAGAGAAGAAGGAAATACTAAAACAAATAAGAAAAGAATTAGCAGAAAAATATGAAGTAATTACCTTCAATAATTTATTAGATGCAATAGATATGGTAAGAGAAAGTGACTTTGATTTAGTCTTACTAGATAATGCTTTAGAAGGAGTTACAGTAGGAGAAGCTAAGAAAAAATTAGCTAGTATAGGAAAAGAATTTGTAACTATAGCTCTAGTAGATGAAATTAATACTGAAGCAACAAAAGAATTAGAAAATTCTGGAATCTTTGCTTATTTATTAAAACCAATAAAAGTTGAAGATTTAGATGCTATAATCCTACCTTCTTTAAATGGTTTAGAATTAATCAAAGAAAACAAAAGATTAGAAGAAAAATTAGCAGTTTTAGAAGAAGATACAGATATAATAGGACAATCAGCTAAAATAAAAGAAGTTAGAAATCTTATAGAAAAAATAGCTGATAATGACTTACCAGTTTTAATAGTTGGTGAAACAGGAACAGGTAAAGATATAATAGCAAAAGAAATTCATAAGAAAAGTGAAAGAAATAAAGGAAGATATGCTCAAATAAGCTGTGCTTTATATCCAGGTGAACTTATTGAAAGAGAATTATTTGGTTATGAAAGAGGAGCTTTCATGGGAGCTAATGCAAGTAAAAAAGGTCTTTTAGAAGAAATTGATGGAGGAACTATATACATTGAAGATGTTTCTAAGATGGATATAAAAATTCAATCAAGATTCTTAAAAGCTATTGAATATGGTGAATTCAAAAGAGTTGGAGGAACAAAAGTTAGAAAAACTAATGTTAGATTCCTAGTTGGTACTGACATAGATCTAAAACAAGAAACTGAAAAAGGTAAGTTTAGAAAAGATTTATATCATAGACTAACAGCTTTAACTATTGAAGTTCCACCTTTAAGAGAAAGAAAAGAAGATATTCCTGTACTAGCTAACTACTTCTTAAATAAAATAGTTAGAATATTACATAAAGAAACTCCAGTTATTTCAGGAGAAGCTATGAAATTCTTAATGGAATACTACTATCCAGGAAATATTATGGAACTTAAGAACTTAATTGAAAGAATGGCACTATTATCTAAAGATAAAATCTTAGATGTAGATCAATTACCATTAGAAATTAAAACTAAGTCTGATATTGTTGAAAATAAAACAGTTGTTGGAGTGGGACCATTAAAAGAAATATTAGAACAAGAAATTTACAGTTTAGAAGAAGTAGAAAGAGTTGTAATTGCTATAGCATTACAAAAAACTAGATGGAATAAACAAGAAACATCTAAGATCCTAGGTATAGGAAGAACAACTTTGTATGAAAAAATTAGAAAATATGGTTTAGATACAAAGTAA
- a CDS encoding SurA N-terminal domain-containing protein, with product MSIRKFRKQMKPFIIVLTVVFILSLAYGGYESYRTSKINKKAQEAMLLNKDYIQKIDIERAKQEVARAYAETVDKDIVDIIAFNDVIDKKLTLDLAKSLKVKVPSSEVNAQYEELESSMGDKEQFRRMLQVQGLTKDSLKNKIEENLLMQKTREEFAKNINPTDEEINAYMSLYSIPSDKKEDAISLYKMEKGEEAFKLALIKARKEMEIKDLAPEYENLIEKVAYEEDGFKITNLDLAKIMTTFMINQKATKEQAEELAKNMITKQIKVAKMAKDKGVKVNEELDLMSQLQEYAVGLSEKVREEIKPTDAELESFFNSNKTRYNISETADAKLVFLNVKSTKEDDELAKDKAEKLLAELTPENFTEKGKSLGNNQDVIYQDLGTFGTKAMVKEFEEALKDVPSNTIVNKVIKTKFGYHVAYVKANDNNQQWSVEHILIVPYPSEKTVTEKLEKLNKLKADIETGTIALNDKIDEDAIQSFDAKGITPDGVIPDFVYSPEIAKAIYETPLDKVGIINPNRATIVIFQKTKEVKAQEANFTNLKEEVRKDYINKKVAEYMSKLF from the coding sequence ATGTCAATAAGAAAATTTCGTAAACAGATGAAACCTTTTATCATTGTACTAACAGTTGTTTTTATATTATCTCTAGCATATGGAGGATACGAAAGTTATAGAACAAGTAAAATCAATAAAAAAGCTCAAGAAGCTATGCTTTTAAATAAAGATTACATACAGAAAATTGATATAGAAAGAGCAAAGCAAGAAGTTGCAAGAGCATATGCAGAAACAGTTGACAAGGATATAGTAGATATAATTGCTTTTAATGATGTTATAGATAAAAAATTAACATTAGATCTTGCAAAAAGTTTAAAAGTAAAAGTTCCTAGTTCAGAAGTTAATGCACAATATGAAGAACTTGAATCTTCTATGGGAGATAAAGAACAATTTAGAAGAATGTTACAAGTTCAAGGGCTTACTAAGGATTCTTTAAAGAATAAAATTGAAGAGAATTTATTAATGCAAAAAACTAGAGAAGAGTTTGCAAAAAATATAAATCCTACTGATGAAGAAATAAATGCTTATATGTCATTATATTCTATCCCAAGTGATAAGAAAGAAGATGCAATAAGTCTATATAAAATGGAAAAAGGTGAAGAAGCATTCAAACTAGCTTTAATCAAAGCTAGAAAGGAAATGGAAATAAAAGATCTTGCACCTGAGTATGAAAATTTAATTGAAAAAGTTGCTTATGAAGAAGATGGATTTAAAATAACAAATCTTGATTTAGCTAAAATTATGACAACTTTTATGATAAATCAAAAGGCAACTAAAGAACAAGCAGAAGAATTAGCTAAAAATATGATAACTAAGCAAATAAAAGTTGCTAAAATGGCAAAAGATAAAGGGGTTAAAGTAAACGAAGAATTGGATCTTATGTCTCAACTACAAGAATATGCTGTGGGACTTTCTGAAAAAGTAAGAGAAGAAATAAAACCTACTGATGCTGAATTAGAAAGTTTCTTTAACTCTAATAAAACTAGATACAATATCTCTGAAACAGCTGATGCAAAATTAGTTTTCTTAAATGTTAAGTCAACAAAAGAAGATGATGAGTTAGCAAAAGATAAAGCTGAAAAATTATTAGCTGAATTAACTCCTGAAAATTTTACTGAAAAAGGAAAAAGCTTAGGTAATAATCAAGATGTTATTTATCAAGATTTAGGAACTTTTGGGACAAAAGCAATGGTTAAAGAATTTGAAGAAGCATTGAAAGATGTTCCTTCAAATACAATAGTAAATAAAGTTATAAAAACAAAATTTGGTTATCATGTAGCTTATGTAAAGGCAAATGATAATAATCAACAATGGTCAGTGGAACATATTTTAATAGTTCCATATCCATCTGAAAAAACTGTAACAGAAAAGCTTGAAAAATTAAATAAATTAAAAGCTGATATAGAAACTGGAACAATAGCTTTAAATGATAAAATAGATGAAGATGCAATTCAAAGTTTTGATGCAAAAGGTATAACTCCAGATGGAGTAATTCCAGATTTTGTTTATAGTCCTGAAATAGCAAAAGCTATATATGAAACTCCTTTAGATAAGGTAGGAATAATAAATCCTAATAGAGCTACTATAGTGATTTTCCAAAAGACTAAAGAAGTTAAAGCACAAGAGGCAAATTTCACTAACTTAAAAGAAGAAGTAAGAAAAGATTATATAAATAAAAAAGTTGCAGAATATATGTCAAAATTATTCTAA